The window CAGCCGGTGGTGCAGCAGAAGGCATAGACACCAGTATTGCTAAAATAGCTGATGCATATAACACTGGCGTGAGAGAATATGCTTACCGTCGGTCTGTACTATGACGTTGTTCCAGGGAAGGAGAAGGATTTTGAAGAGTACTTCAACCTCGTCGCTGCTGAAATAAAGAAGAAGGACGGTTTCGTCTCTGCGCTGCTGTATAAACGAGTGGACAAACCAGACAGTTATCTCATTTATTCAGAGTGGAGAGACAGAGAATCCTTTGAAGCGTTTATCAAGTCGAGGGAGTTCAGCGGCGCCAAGGCAGGCGGATCTGATATGCTGGCGGGAAGGCCATCACATAAGATATACAACATA is drawn from Candidatus Sysuiplasma acidicola and contains these coding sequences:
- a CDS encoding antibiotic biosynthesis monooxygenase → MLTVGLYYDVVPGKEKDFEEYFNLVAAEIKKKDGFVSALLYKRVDKPDSYLIYSEWRDRESFEAFIKSREFSGAKAGGSDMLAGRPSHKIYNIV